Proteins from a single region of Rhipicephalus sanguineus isolate Rsan-2018 chromosome 5, BIME_Rsan_1.4, whole genome shotgun sequence:
- the LOC119393135 gene encoding uncharacterized protein LOC119393135, producing the protein MGELQLCVRYRDTSVDCSLVVLDCPGPSLCGRDLLILLEQAGAPVVRVAHEDEATAIPAKHHSVNALRHTYEDVFSETLGLIKGPPASLLLKDDAVPKFCREFVLVTDHQPLLGLLRPDRQTPAMAAARIQRWALYLGGYRYKLEYAP; encoded by the exons ATGGGTGAACTGCAACTTTGTGTCAGATACCGCGATACTTCTGTTGACTGTTCCCTTGTGGTTCTAGACTGCCCCGGACCAAGCTTGTGCGGCCGAGACCTACTAATCCTCCTGGAACAAGCTGGCGCTCCGGTAGTGAGAGTCGCACACGAAGACGAGGCGACGGCTATTCCAGCGAAGCACCACAGCGTCAACGCCCTACGCCACACCTACGAGGATGTTTTTTCGGAAACCTTGGGCTTGATCAAAGGACCACCAGCCAGCCTCCTGCTGAAGGACGACGCGGTCCCCAAATTCT GTCGAGAGTTCGTCCTGGTTACCGACCACCAGCCACTTCTGGGACTGCTGAGACCCGACCGCCAGACGCCTGCAATGGCCGCAGCTCGCATCCAACGGTGGGCCCTCTACCTTGGAGGTTACCGTTACAAGCTTGAATATGCCCCATGA